CAACAAAGGCCACAACACATTTTACtgttagcattttttttttccaagtaCTGAGTATATACTGATATTCCATTCTACGTAATATGAAGGTCGAATACATATATACAGTTTGTAACCCAGGTTGTTTTGTTAGCAAGATGGAAGTCATGTCTATAACCCAATCAAAgttttatacaaaaaaaaaaaaaacccaatcaAAGCAATTCCTACAATCCAATAAACAAATAAAGGATAACTGAAAAGTAAAAATTAATGACTTTGCACATACTTCAAAATGCTCTATTTTAAGCCATCCGGAACTAGGCCAGTGGTTTTGGAAGGTGTATGTGTGTTGGAGAGTTTAGGTAGAAATAATATGCTCAAGCATCAATGGTACTAAAGACGAAGAGATGCTATCTTTTAATCTTGTAGGTAAACAATTATTTACTTCTCCCATTCGTATATGCAAATTAACTTGTACACAACAAACACTTATTCCTATCATTCAACACAAGGGAATAAATATTGTAACAGTAGAAAATATTCTGACAATGAATTCTGTGGGCATAGTACAAAATTATTCAGACACGCCTTAGGCTCAAGGCTCATCAGGCTCCAACCCTAGAGAGTATTTGGAATTAGCATCGCTGGTAATAACTAGTTGCCAAAATCTCATCAAACCAGCACACTCAGGATTGCAAACCTCCCATATTTTCATTTTCAACACTACCACTCTCTTATtatctttaaaaaatatatatattacatctACACCTATTTCAAGATCTATgtcaaaaaacaaaggaaaaacatCATCTACTAAATTGAAAACTAATGCTCCTTTAGTTCTTAGAAATAAGGAAGATGATAAAGATATTGATTTTGAAGGTGAGTATCAAGAGGATGAAGGTGTAGTAGAAGATGAAGAAATTTATTGCGCTATTCTTGATGAAGATTAAAGGGTAGTTATTTTATGATTGCTTgactttagttttgagacattGAATTTCAATATATTAGTTTAAACTTTtagtagtttatttttattttatttggattGCAAAATTTTCATTACTTAAATGCTTAttagttattgttatttttagttttatgctatttgaagtttgatggaatACTCACATTTATTCGACTATTatagatttttttatttcttcttattTTTGTGCCTCACCTCGTTCATCCGGAGGCCTATGCCTTGTGCCTAGGCTCTAGGACCCATTGGTGCCTTCAtgcgccttgagcctttaataactatgataTGCCCATACATATGCTTCCACACAAGACAAATATATATGAATTTTTGAACAATATTATTAAACAGGTTTTAAATTGGCAATGAACTTCACTAAGATGAAGCGAGAGAAAATGAATGTCTTATTCCCACCGTGCCAGAGAATTGATAGAAAAGAATTCTGACCATACCTCAACCATGAAACATATCCATATCTTCTCACCATGCACTTCTGTAATCCCTTTCAAAATTGTCAGACCCAAGCTTCTGATAGCTTCTGCTATCTCAAGAAAATGACTGCATTCCTCACATAGCATCTgcatagtcaaccaaaatatttcaaaatattgaaaattaaagcaCAGAATCAAGTGACATTGTCCCCAAAGATACTTAGATTGCTATGCCTCTtttttctcttctcttttctttctgcTTTTTTGATTTCTTTTGTTCTTAACTTTCTCAATTTAATTGTTTTcccttttttatattaaaaaaaaaaaatctttgatGTGATAAAGATGCTAATAAGGGTGTGTGATCCAATAGCATGGATAACATGTGAGAAAAATACTTAACATTGTTAGTGGACTAACAGTCACTGCTAACCAGATGGTACCACTTTAATAAAAAACAAAACACAAAAACCACACAGTACATCTTTTGAACTTTACCTAATAATGAAGCTAAAAGCAAAATTTACATATTTGACATGAACTTACCTCCACAAGCATCTGCCCATTCTTGTTTAGGTTCTCTACCATTATTGAAGAAACTTTTAGGTGGCCTCCCACCTCCACTGCCCAGCTTGAACCCTTTTCATAGTTAGAGGCATCTGTTCCCTTCTGATACATCTGCAAATTCAGTAAAAGGATGACTATAGGCAGAAGAACAATCACAAAACTGAACAAAAAATATGCTATATCCAAGTGGTAACTGAAATAGCCAAGTTGCTGAATATTAGCATCTTCATATTGTGTGGTAACAGACTTGAAAACATTGCATGTCATTCAGTGGATGCTGTGGTAAAACAGAATTATGTCCATTAATTTACTGATACCAGAATTTACAAGTTTGCAGTAACAGGGATAGGCGCTTTGCAGAAAGCATTCTCCAGGAGCAAATAAAGACAATGCACACATCAAGTCAACAAATTTAAATTTCCTCTATCAAACATATGGAGATTGACTGAAATCATTATTTACAGAAATAGGTCCCCCTTACAAGGGAAGGGTCTTAACCTTTACCTTCGATTCAGCACATTTATTGAGCTTGTCAGCATGTTTCGTGATACTTTCTAAAAACAGCATGTGTTTGATCGCGCGCTCCAGCAGGGAATCAATACTGCACTGTGCAATTTATTGAAATCTTCAGTACATATCTTGCAGGGATTTACATAAATAGGAACTGTACCTACCACATCATCAAACTCAACTGGACAATATGAAAGTTACCTTTGCCCCATTGGGTACGAGCTCCCTCAGCTCTTTAATACGATCTTGAATCAGTTGTCTGTCCCTTGGTCTAGGCCTGCAGCTTTCACCAGGTCTTGCCCTCTTTTTGTTGTTCTTAGCTGGTTCTGGGCGCCTATCCAACTCTTCACTACAAGTACTTGGACAAGTTGATGAAAATCCTCTAGAAGACATTGCAGCATACACCCCTGTTGAGCTTGAGCAATTCTGCGTATCCTCTTCAACAACAGACTGCTTAATTGAATAACCAGCTGAACAAATAATATGTTTTGTCTGGCTAGGAGGCTCTGGAATTTTCCCAGTTGTTAGCAGAGATTGAACTGATTTACAGACTGATCTCTCACTTTTCACATCACTGCTGCTATGGCAAACTTTACCTACTACTGCTTCTAAAAGATTTTCTGGACTTGTGTCAAATGTCATCTGGCTAATACTTATCCCCTCTGGCACCTCAACAATGTTCCCAGATTCAGTCTTATCTGCTTCACAATCAATGTACAAACACCCTTTTGAAAAAGCTAGTCCTAGAGCTTCATGTAGCTCACAGCCAGCAGAGAACTTTAAAAATGCATTCGAGTCGTCTAAGTGACTTGACTCAGCTTGATACTCCAGCTTCTTCTCCAACTCTTTTTTGACGTTCATGTCTGAAGATTCAGGCATGTTCACCACCCCATTTAGGTAAACATCCATGCCATCTGACTTAGGTCTATCACAAACAGTAGAATCAAGGAGGTCCACAGGGTAGTTCACAAGATCAGCTCCAAAGTTTTCATTAGGAAGTACAACATTATATAACTTTATATTATCCTTAACAGAATTATTTAAATGTGAAGTTACATTAAGTTTTGATCCCACATCTGGATTTTTCCAAACACTATTCTCCCCTCCACATTTTTGCTCATCTACAAAATCTATTCCTACTTGATTTTGCTGCTCCAAATAGGAAATACCAGATCCAAGATGAAGTAATTTGACACTCTTATCATTCTCCAGTGTAGATAATACATGCCCTCCATGTTTATTTGCCACTTCATCTGCTGTATTCTGATCTATACCAGGAAGGGAACAAAAATAAGAATTATCACTTTCTTTCTGTAAATAAGGAAACATAGGCAACTGGTTGTTTGGCCCTTCCTTGTAAATAGCTTTATCTAGATTGCATAGACTATCAGGAATAAGCTCTGATTCTGAATCCAATCCTTTTGTACGTAAATCTGGCTGAAAAGAGGAAGCACTCAAATTTTACCATGATATCTCACATTTTCATGATGCATTCTATAAACAGAAAATTAATAAACTTGTAGCACACACATGCATTCACAAACAGAAATAAAGAGGGAGAGATGATTACCAGATATAAAGAACTCTTCATACTATATTGTAGTGCACCAGTAATGTGCCCAACTGAGGAATCTTGAAGGGATAGAAAGACATCTTTTATATGGGTTACCAGCTTCAGATCCTCAGCAACCTGCTCCACTCGAATGTAAACAGAAAAGCAAACCCATATATTAACAACATTTAGATGATAAGCTTACATATGTAATGTATGAATGTTTAACATGTTTTGCTATGAACTAACCCAACACATTATATCTGTCAATTGTCATAATAAAATCTGAATCTCAGAGAATCAATAAGACATTACCCCAAATCAAGCAGAAAATATACTACTATAAAATTAGATGCCTGAAATACAAAAGATTTTGGACTGCAGGATACATGAaatcatgatttttttttttcttttaattgggGCCTCTGGGGCCAAGATTCCAAGGGTCATTAATGTGCAGTGTAAGAGTACAGAGTACTGAATGGGGTAAAAACTGTTTCTCTAGGGCCTTTGGGCCAAGATCCAAGGGTCATTAATGTGCAGTGCAAGAGTACTGAATGGGGTAACCACTCTGGTGCTCTATGGGAATACATGCTGCCCCTCTTTGTATGTTATAATCGCAAGGCAGTAATTATATGAGTTTGTAGGTTATAATCCCTCTTAAGGCAGTAATTATATGATGACAATGACTTTTGACTCTTCACTTTTAACCTAACTTATCCTTGTAAAAGACAATTTAAAAACCAGTAACATATCAACTCATGTTACTCCAACTCTTTACCTTAGCCTAACATACCATATCTGTGTCAAAGACAAATTAGACATCTATAACAGGGATGAGTACGTGCATGACATCAGTCTCAGACTGATCAATATCGCTTATAGTCATAGTCGAACATTTATAAGTGGCACCTCCCACCACACCCATTCCCTCCAATAACTAAAATTTCTACCATTATCATTGTAAAATAGATCTGAAATGAATACATATCTGGAATGGGCATTATTGAGACTCCTCTGACCCTTTGTCAAGTTAAGAAGACTTTTAAGAGGAAGTAACTTGTGTTTGCAACCTGTTACTTTAACGTTCACTTCTCTTATAATGCGCCATACTGCTAAAACAGTTTATTGAGAATTGGAATATCAAACATCGCACCATATATGCTGCAAACCTCATCTTCGAGTTCAATGATTAATGACCAAGCATGGATTTAAGAGTCCACTAAAAACTTAAGTTAGCAATTGGCTTACTTTATTCAAAGAGCCGAGCTGTACAACTCCATACGGAACAACAGCTACGACAACAATGGTCTGCAAAGcaaacaaatgaaattttcatccATATATATCTCAAATTAGTAGAATAAACTAAGAGGAGGCAAACTACCATCAGCACACAGcaagaattattttttttttcttatttttgatctcAACAGGACAGAACTTGAGACAATTATGGATTGTGTCTACTACCCTATGGCTGATTCAATGCACCAAGCCAGATAACCATTAAGAACAAAAACAAGCTAATATTTggagtataaagccatgaatccaAAAAGAAGTAACTGTATTAAAATCATTATTTTAAAGGCAATGTAAAGCACTACATTCACCACTCTATCCAAGATTGATGATTACAGATGTGAACATTAAATACTACTAAGGTTGCAAGGAAATTGTGTGAAATAATATTAACATTAAAACGAAAGCAGGCATACCTTGATCCCAGCTGAAAACTGACTTTGCCAGCCGTCTGAGAACTGAAAAATTAACCCCAAGAAAATTCAAGGATTATGGAGAGATATAAAACAAAAATTTCTACACTACTTCAGCACCCATTTTTTGTAACATTTTTCATTACAAATGCAAAACATTGTAATTCGACTATTACATTAGGAAGAATAATACTCACCTCAAATGAGATGGAACTGGTTACAAGTTTATCTGCAATGATCCATCGATGTTTTCCAGTAACTGCCACCTGTCCAACAATCCTGCAAAACAAAAGAAGAGTCTGACCTCAAATCATGCTGATCAGtaagaaaattttgaaagtgaGCGATACAGATTtctgaaatttaaaagaaaacgTTTAATTAATGCGTGCATGGAAAAAAAAGATGTTAGGCCTAGACAAATAAGACTATGAGGCACACTTGAAAATTAAACATCTCCTTTTCACAGTTCTCCCAGAATTACATGATAGTTAGGGAAGTAAGGAAGAAGTAGCGTATTCATTCATGAAGATAGCCATACCCTTCTCCAAGACAATAGACATGATATGACATCTTTGCCACAGCTAATCCAAGCGGGTCATGTGAATAACGCCCACCACACAAGTGTTCTAATGTCTCCCTGAAGCACTTACTCTCTAAAGGATCATGTTGCTCACAATTGTCATAGTAAGCATCTTCCCAAGTTAACACCCTGTTGAACATTAAAATactaaacaaaattagaatagaGTTCAAGGCAAATGTTATGGATGTCTACCTCCTTCACCAAAGACAATATTAAACTGCCACTCAGTATCAGACCAGCTATGTTTGGACATGAAGGAACATTATTTCCATAATTAGTACACATGAGCAGTTGGTAATATCCTCCTATTTTGTTCTCTTCATAGAGTTATAAAAGCCAAAGCCCATAGAAAAAATCAGTATCTAAAATTCAATGGTTGGGACCAGTAAATAGTAGAATGGCTTGCTCAAAACCCTCCCAAACTAAGTTAAACCCAGCATGCTATACACCATCATAGCCCCAAAATGATTCtttggaaaataaaaaaaaaaaaaaaaaaaaaaagaaacactgGACCACAAGACAACCAATCTCCTGATGATCAACTTAAAATTGACCCAAACACTAAAAATGCATTACATATCATATATGCCTGTAAGTGCTAAAATTCCCATTTTGACTATAACAAGAAGTATCAAGATATCCATCAGAAAAGCAACAAAATCACTAATTATATATGCTTACAATTAAAAACACCAAAGAGCAAGTTTTACTAACTTACATGCGAGCTCGATGCTTGAGCTTCCAAAACACAGCGTACTTCCACTCGGTGTTGAAGCAGAGGCTCCTTAGTGTATTATGCAAGTCAGTTCCCATCCTCCCTCAAAATTCCTAAAACCAGCCCGCCACCCTAAAAACGATGCACCTCCACCACCAACCAAACCAACTTTATCAGTTAAATAAAACCTCCACCAAAACAAAAACCTAATTCCACCCAAGCTAGCTTCCCCTGTAAGAGCCTCTTCCTGCCTGTTTTCTCCGTAAACCCGCTCGTGCCTTTATCGGTGGTCCTACTGTAGCCAAAAGCAGACGATCCCTACCCATTCCTCACACCACCCCCCAACAACCAGGCTAAAACCCCTTTCTCCGCTAAACTCTACTACCTCTCACAAATCTCACAATCTGAAATAAAAATTCAAACTTTCAAGATCTATAGCAAAGATTTCAGAGTACCAACAGTTACTGCAGTTTGCCATGCACTTGGTTGAAAATATTCCCTTCCAAAACCAATTTAGAACGAAAAATGTATAGCAAAAGCCTCTAACTTATATCAGACGACATGGATCACTCAAATTATAAGCTCAATCTTgccaggaaagaaaaaaaaaatacacacgAAAATGAAACCGATTTCGCTACTTTTACACAGAAATATTGAAGCCAAAACTGTAGAAACAGCGATCAAGGGATTACAGCTTCAAAAAGGAGAGAGTAAAGATTAAATCTTTTTGCTAATAGTAATGATAATTGAACCAAAGTTTGAAGCTTTCAGTTACATTCATTTACATAACTTAGAATTCAgttaaagaaaggaaaagaaaaacttTTTTCCACTGGttttagagagagaaaagagaagctTCAATGGCTTTTTCGCAGAGctttgagaaagagaaagaggAATGTTTTTTCTTAAGCAAACAACAACACCATTTTCAATTTGGCCGATTAATTGGGCCTTATATACACAGCCGCTATTTGGTGCACCTTGTTCATTTTAACTTTTTTGACAAAAATGCTAGTGGCACCTTCTTCTATCCTGCGCACCCAGTACATTTTAGACTTCATAGCCTCTTTCCTTCAACAGTTCACGCTAGGAGAGAGAGGAAAaagagaaacaaaacaatttcctcccttttttttttcactttgagAAAGAGAATTGAGGTTTTGGGTTTATGAGTTTTGGGGATATATATTTATGGAAGCACCAAAATGGGTTATGGGTTATGAGTACACTTTCTAAGTAGTGTCATTTTATGGCCAACAAAATGATGCCCAAGTGAAGAAAATGCTTCTTATCTCTCCATACACAATATTTTGCTTTTTCCCtctcaatctctctctctctctctctttgtccATTACATTTCTCAATCACCCTTTTTAAACCCAATGAACTTACCCTTCTTAGGACCCTTTTCAACAATCATTTTATTGCCAAAAAGTTGTGACACCTACACCCTCAATTGCCAATTGCCATTGTGCTCTTCACACTCCACATTTCTTAAATTTCTATGAAAAATAAAGAGGAAGAATTGAAacattgctattattttcctcTTCCCACTACCTTCCTCTTTGATGCTCATtgagtggcatttgagagcgatGATTGTGCATGGTATGGTTACTTTTGATTTAGACTTTATAACTTGCTATATTTGTGTAACCTTATtgatattttcaaaaaaaaatcttatatattaatttgatatatttactctaactaaaaaaaaatttatgcaaCAGAAacatataagttaaaaaaaaaataaagtaaacatACAAAATATTAGTATTTAAGTGGTTCACTTTCTCTACCTAGAGTTACATATATAGACATAATATCTTTcactattaataaaattaaaaattatttatctatCAACCCAATTACATTCAAGAAGACAATTACTACATAGCCCATTCATCAATGGACATAAATTTCTTACTCTTTAATTTTGTGCTCTTTCTTCGGCTTGTGTTAAAACCTCCCTACTTCCCATAATAGGCAAATGCCACCTTTTCAATGGGCAAAAATTTTTTCTTCCTTGGACAAAAAATTTCTTTATCCTCAGGTAAAATTACTTTTATTAACGGCAAAGTCCTTATCTGCAATCAGTGAAAGTTCCTTTCACGTACATAAAACAAAATAACCTTTtcacttcatagaaaatattgttCCTCAATTATTTCTCTACTCAAAATAGGAAAAGGGTCTCTATGAGCCACAAATCTAAGAAAAACTCATATTTTTGGTAACTAAAATAATCATATTGAATaacatatattaataattaatgaagaaaatattcaataaaaaaataaattaacacTATTTTTAAACATCTCAAAAGTTTAATTAATGACTcacaatatgatttttttttataaacaccATATGAAAACATTTATTCATACACaatattaagtgtttaaatgaaaATTTCATCACCTAtctcatttatatttttttaataattttaacaataaattatgagatattgaaTTCGCAtatctaaataaaaaaatttattatttataactatatgaatttaattataaaaatgtgAAATTGGatgtattaaattaataaaaataattaaatttacaatTGTGAATAGCGAATCGACGTaggaaccttttttttttaagtaaagaacttttttattttaatatttttttttatttcaattaggaTTAATTATTAGTTTTCTAATTTCATCTAGATTAGTTATTTTTCTGTTTTATCTAAATTttctattatatttatatttttttaaattcttaaataataGTTATTTTCTCATAATTAGTTTAAGACTATCAAATTCTATAAATACCCTATTATATTTAGATTTTataactttatttatttatttattcaattcttaatattattgagatgttaaattaaacCTTTATTATTTTATAGAGATTTACTTGTGTGATAATCTTTACATGCTACACAACATCAAGAATGTAAACTACAATTATACACTCTCCTCTCCAATCCTAAATTGGATTTCCCAAAGAATTTTAAAACTTCAAAATGAACTATACTTTGGAGGGGCATATATACAATTATCCAATCAATtttccaaaaaaataaaataaaattgcatGTGTATTATGATCTTATGACATATTTATGAACTAATGTTTCTTGCACCATACCAACTCAACATCATTGTCCGAATCCCATGATTCGTGTTTTAACAGTGGGGATAGATCTTGAGTGATTATTATTGCCATTGATTTCTAATCATTTTACTCCCTTTTTAATTTACTTGGCGCAGCAAATACAGTAattacatataataatattaattaatctgGATTTCATTGATCATTAAGAACAAAAAATGACAAGAAAAACAAGAAGGGATCGAGTTGAGAGAAGCAGACAGTGAAAATGATCCATCACATGATCAATCCTCCAAAACAACTACCTATAGGATCGAAATATATGTTTGCTTTGGTCCAGAAAGATTCAATTTGTCGGTAGTAAATCAAGAGGCTTTAACTTAATTCTTTTCATTGCAAAACACTACTGGACATAATCATGATTTACTCAATTGTGTATTGCTCTTTTTTTAACTGCTAgttgtaattaattattaaattagccTTAACCACATGAAATCGAAAGGCCAAAATAAAGAGTTATAATTCCAATACTGtactatataaatataaatattgaatttcCTGCCTATTATTAACTATTATGAGATTCTAAAAAATACACTATAATTAGAATTTGATAATTTTATATGATCGTATCTTATTTTTCTTATTATAGTTTATTATGTATATCTTACAAGATATTATATAGTACAACCGTGATTTCATATTAGTATTATATATGGAATGGTAAACCAAATATGCAAGGACAATTAAACATAAAAAGATAGTTATCATTTAGAAAAAGAAAACTGTTTTTAATACATGAATAAAATTGAATTTTATGGGAtccattttaatttaatatttttttatttcaattaggaTTAATTATTAGTTTTCTAATTTCATCTAGATTAGTTATTTTTCCATTTTATCTAAATTttctattatatttatattttttaaaattcttaaataataGTTATTTTCTCATAATTAGTTTAAGACTATCAAATTCTATAAATACCCTATTATATTTAGATTTTataactttatttatttattcaattcttaatattattgagatgttaaattaaacCTTTATTATTTTATAGAGATTTACTCGTGTGATAATCTTTACATGCTACACAACATCAAGAATGTAAACTACAATTATACACACTCCTCTCCAATCCTAAATTGGATTTCCCAAAGAATTTTAAAACTTCAAAATGAAC
This sequence is a window from Hevea brasiliensis isolate MT/VB/25A 57/8 chromosome 10, ASM3005281v1, whole genome shotgun sequence. Protein-coding genes within it:
- the LOC110648403 gene encoding transcription factor bHLH155 isoform X2; this encodes MGTDLHNTLRSLCFNTEWKYAVFWKLKHRARMIVGQVAVTGKHRWIIADKLVTSSISFEFSDGWQSQFSAGIKTIVVVAVVPYGVVQLGSLNKVAEDLKLVTHIKDVFLSLQDSSVGHITGALQYSMKSSLYLPDLRTKGLDSESELIPDSLCNLDKAIYKEGPNNQLPMFPYLQKESDNSYFCSLPGIDQNTADEVANKHGGHVLSTLENDKSVKLLHLGSGISYLEQQNQVGIDFVDEQKCGGENSVWKNPDVGSKLNVTSHLNNSVKDNIKLYNVVLPNENFGADLVNYPVDLLDSTVCDRPKSDGMDVYLNGVVNMPESSDMNVKKELEKKLEYQAESSHLDDSNAFLKFSAGCELHEALGLAFSKGCLYIDCEADKTESGNIVEVPEGISISQMTFDTSPENLLEAVVGKVCHSSSDVKSERSVCKSVQSLLTTGKIPEPPSQTKHIICSAGYSIKQSVVEEDTQNCSSSTGVYAAMSSRGFSSTCPSTCSEELDRRPEPAKNNKKRARPGESCRPRPRDRQLIQDRIKELRELVPNGAKCSIDSLLERAIKHMLFLESITKHADKLNKCAESKMYQKGTDASNYEKGSSWAVEVGGHLKVSSIMVENLNKNGQMLVEMLCEECSHFLEIAEAIRSLGLTILKGITEVHGEKIWICFMVEGQNNRVMHRMDILWSLVQILQPKTSN
- the LOC110648403 gene encoding transcription factor bHLH155 isoform X1, translating into MGTDLHNTLRSLCFNTEWKYAVFWKLKHRARMVLTWEDAYYDNCEQHDPLESKCFRETLEHLCGGRYSHDPLGLAVAKMSYHVYCLGEGIVGQVAVTGKHRWIIADKLVTSSISFEFSDGWQSQFSAGIKTIVVVAVVPYGVVQLGSLNKVAEDLKLVTHIKDVFLSLQDSSVGHITGALQYSMKSSLYLPDLRTKGLDSESELIPDSLCNLDKAIYKEGPNNQLPMFPYLQKESDNSYFCSLPGIDQNTADEVANKHGGHVLSTLENDKSVKLLHLGSGISYLEQQNQVGIDFVDEQKCGGENSVWKNPDVGSKLNVTSHLNNSVKDNIKLYNVVLPNENFGADLVNYPVDLLDSTVCDRPKSDGMDVYLNGVVNMPESSDMNVKKELEKKLEYQAESSHLDDSNAFLKFSAGCELHEALGLAFSKGCLYIDCEADKTESGNIVEVPEGISISQMTFDTSPENLLEAVVGKVCHSSSDVKSERSVCKSVQSLLTTGKIPEPPSQTKHIICSAGYSIKQSVVEEDTQNCSSSTGVYAAMSSRGFSSTCPSTCSEELDRRPEPAKNNKKRARPGESCRPRPRDRQLIQDRIKELRELVPNGAKCSIDSLLERAIKHMLFLESITKHADKLNKCAESKMYQKGTDASNYEKGSSWAVEVGGHLKVSSIMVENLNKNGQMLVEMLCEECSHFLEIAEAIRSLGLTILKGITEVHGEKIWICFMVEGQNNRVMHRMDILWSLVQILQPKTSN